GCGGGCGGAAGCGGTCGGGGCAGCGGGGGCCGGGGCCGGGGCGACGGCCGAGTCGGCCGGAGCGGTGGGGGAGGCGGTGGCGGCCCGGGCGGAGCTGCCGCGCGGCGCGGACGGGCGGGTGGACTGGGCGGCGTACGCGGGCGACGGGGCGACGCCGAAGGAGCGGGCGGCGCGCGGGAAGCGGCAGTTGCTGCGGTCGCTGCTGTTCGAGCTGGGCGTGCCGTTGGCCGCCTATTACGTGTTGCTGGGCCTGGGCGCCGGGCAGTGGGCGGCGATCACGCTGAGCGGCCTGGCCGCCCTGCCGTGGCTGCTGTACGGCCTGGCCAGGAACCGGCGGTTGGACCCGATGCCGGTGTTCGCGCTGGTGCTGATCGCGGTGGGTGCGCTGCTCTCGGTTGTCACCGGCAGCCCGCGGGTGCTGCTGGTGCGTGACAGCTGGGTGTTCGGCGTGATCGGCCTGTGGGTGCTGGGCAGCCTGCTGACCCGCCGTCCGTTCATGCTCGGGGCGGGCCGCTCGGTGGTGGCCGCGAAGATCGGCCCGGTCGGCGCGGACGCCTGGGCCGGCCAGTGGCAGTACGACGCGGTCTTCCGCCGTCACCTGCGCCTGCTGACCGTGGTGTGGGGCTGCGGCTTCGCGCTGGACGCCCTGGTGCGGGTGGCGTTCGCGCTGACGCTGCCGATCGGCGCGGTCCCGCTGGTGAACACCCTGCAGTGGCTGGCGGTGCTGGGCGGCCTGTTCGGCTTCCACTTCTGGTACATCAGGCGCCACGGCCTGGAGGTCTGAGGCCGGGAGGTCGGGCCCGCCGCACCGCCGCATGTAGTGACTGACAGTCAACAGCGCTGCAGAAAACCAGGTTTGACGTCCGACAGTGGAAATCCCGGTGACGGCGGCGGCCGGGCGTGCCTAGACTCGGCTCGCCGCAAGACGCCCGGGCCGGATGGCCGTCGGGCGCACCGTGACGTGGAGAGGGAGGGACCGGCCGTGCGCAGCACCGCTGTCGTCGTTCCCCCGTCGCGGTTCGAGGTGATCCTGGTGTCCTCGGCAGGCCGGCGCCCGCTGCGCGGCCGGTGCCGGTAGGAACCACGAGCTCTCCCGTCCTTCCTTCCCGTCCCGCCGGCCCGTTCGAGGGCCGCCGGTGGGCGCGTGCGCGCCGACCGTGAGATCGGGCGGGGAGGGACGGTCCGAGGCTCGTGGCGCCGTGAATCGCGCTGCCGATTCCAGGAAAGAACCCCGAAGGGCCCCGGGCCATGCGCACCGACCTCATCACCACCAGCACCAGCACCAGCACCACCACCGCTGTCGCCACCGCGATCGGCGTGGTCCGCAACCTCGGCATCCTCGCCCACGTGGACGCCGGGAAGACCACCGTGACCGAGCGCGTGCTGTTCCTGACGGGCGCGACGCACAAGCGCGGCGAGGTCCACGACGGCACCACCGTCACCGACTTCGACCCGCAGGAGCGCGACCGCGGCATCACGATCTCCGCCGCCGCGGTCAGCTGCCGGTGGGACGGCCACCTGCTGAACCTGATCGACACCCCGGGCCACGTGGACTTCGCCGACGAGGTCGAGCGCTCGCTGCGCGTGCTGGACGGCGCGGTGGCGGTGTTCGACGCGGTGGCGGGCGTCGAGCCGCAGAGCGAATCGGTGTGGCGGCAGGCCGACCGGCACGGGGTGCCCCGGATCGCGTTCGTCAACAAGATGGACCGGCCCGGCGCGGACCTGGACGCCGCCGTCGCGTCCGTCCGGGAGAAGCTGCACCCGGTGCCGCTGGCCGTGCAGCTGCCGATCGGCCGGGAGAGCGGGTTCACCGGCGTCGTCGACCTGGTCGAGCTGCGCGCGCTGACCTGGCCGGACGGCCCCGAAGGCGTCGAAGGCGTACAAGTGGGCGAGGTCCCGGCGGAGTTGGCGGACGAGGCGGGTCGGCGGCGGGCCGCCCTGGTGGAGGCCGTCGCCGAGCTGCACCCCGGCGCGCTGGAGGAGTACTGCGCCACCGGCACGCTGGCGGGCGGCACCCTGCGCCGTGCGCTGCGTCACCTCACGGGCGACGGGCAGGCCGTGGTGGTGCTCTGCGGTTCGGCGTACCGCAACCGCGGCATCGAGCCGCTGCTGGACGCGGTGGCGGCGTACCTGCCGTCCCCGCTGGACGTCCCGTCGGTGCGCGGGGAGTTCGACGGCGGCGTGCTGGAACGCGCCGCCGATCCCGAACAGCCTTTCTCCGCGCTGGTGTTCAAGGTCTCCGCGAGCACCACTGGGCGGCTCAGCAGCCTGCGCATCTACTCCGGCACGCTACGGAAGGGGGACACCGTGCTCGACGCGCGCACCGGCCGCACCGAGCGGATCGGCCGGATCCTGCGGGTGCAGGCCGACCGGCACAGCGAGACCGACACGGCCGTGGCCGGGGACATCGTCGCGGTGGTCGGGCCGAAGGCGGCCAAGGCCGGCGCCACGCTGTGCGCCCCGGGCGCGCCGCTGGTGCTGGAACCGGCGGTCGCCGCCGACCCGGTGGTGACCGTCGCGGTCGAGGCCAGGCGTTCGGTCGACAGCGACCGGCTGGCGGCCGCGCTGGCCAGGCTGGCCGAGGAGGACCCGTCCCTGGTGGTCGGGACCGACCCGGAGAGCGGGCAGCGGGTGCTGTCCGGCATGGGCGAACTGCACCTCGAGGTCGCGGTGGAGAAGCTCCGCCGGGCCGGGCTGGAGGTCACCGTCGGACGGCCGAAGGTCGCCTACCGGGAGACCCTCTCCGCCACGGTGGCCGGCCTGGTCCTGCGGCACGTCAAACAGGACGGCGGCGCAGGGCAGTTCGCGCACATCGTGGTCGACGTCGCGCCGCTCGGCGAACCCGGGACGGACGGCTTCGAGTTCCGCTCCGCCGTCACCGGCGGGCGGGTCCCGCAGGAGTTCGTGCAGGCCGTCGAGGCGGGCTGCCGGGACGCCCTGGCGGACGGCCCGCTCGGCCACCCGGTCACCGGGGTCCGGGTCACCCTCACCGACGGGTCGACCCACGTCAAGGACTCCAGCGACCTGGCGTTCCGCACCGCCGGGCGGCTCGCCCTGCGCGAGGCGCTGCGGCGCGGCGGGCCGGTGCTGCTGGAGCCCGTCGTGGAGGTCACCGCCACCGTCCCGCCGGACAGCGTCGGCGGTGTCCTCGGCGACCTGGCCGCCCGGCGCGGCCGGGTGCAGGGCTCCGACCCGCGCGGCGGCAGCGCCGTGCTGACGGCGACCGTGCCGCTGGCCGAACTCTTCGGCTACGCGGGCGCCTTGCGCGGTCGCACGCAGGGCCGGGGCACGTTCACCACCCGGCCCGCCGGGTACGCCGTGGCGCCGCGCGAGCAGTAGGCGCGGCCGCTGCCCGGCCCCGTTCGGTCCGCCGGACGGGGCGGGGCCGGCTGTACTGACCGTGGCCCGGCGTTGCGCCGCAGTCAGTGCAGCCAGCCGCGCTCGGCGGCGCGGGCCCCGGCCTGGAAGCGGCTGCGGGCGCCCAGCACCTCCAGGGCCTCTGCGGTCAGCCGTCTGACGGTCCGGTCGGAGACGCCGAGCTTTCGCGCCGCCACCACGTCGGTGTCGCCCGACCGGAGGATCCGCAGCAGCGCGTAGTGCTGCGCCGTCATGCCGTTGCCGTCCCGTCCCCGGGCGTGGCTCAGCGGCGCGGCGCCCTGCCACAGCTGCTCGAACAGCGCGCACAGCGCGGCGACCGGGCCGCGGCCGTGCAGCACGGCGGCGGTGTCGGGCCGGTCCGGGTCGAGCGGGAGGACGGCGGTGTGCCGGTCCACCACGGTCATCCGGATCGGCAGCGCGGTCGCGGTGCGCACCTGCCCGCCGAGCCGTACGAGGTGCTGCGCGTGGTCGAGGGTGGGCCGGTGGGCGCGTGCCGAGTCCAGGTACAGGGCGCGCACCTCGACGCCCCGGGCGAGCGCGTCCTCGGCCGGCGGCTGCCGGTCGGGACGGTCGTCGGGGACGACCACCAGCAGCTGGGTGCGGGCCGCGGCGTCGAGTTCGGCGAGGCGCACCCGGACGGCATCGGCTCCGAGCAGGGGTTCGGTTCGGACCGGGGATCCGTCGGCGGTGGTGTCGCGACCGACCGCACCGAGGGCAGCAGGCATCTCAACCGCCGTTCGGAACGCGGTGGTTGTGGCGGCCGTGGCCGGGACAGCTCACCGTGTGCATCGCCGCCGTTCCTCCACCTCTCCGACCGTTCAGCCTAGGT
The DNA window shown above is from Streptomyces sp. TLI_171 and carries:
- a CDS encoding VC0807 family protein, translated to MSEQQVRAEAVGAAGAGAGATAESAGAVGEAVAARAELPRGADGRVDWAAYAGDGATPKERAARGKRQLLRSLLFELGVPLAAYYVLLGLGAGQWAAITLSGLAALPWLLYGLARNRRLDPMPVFALVLIAVGALLSVVTGSPRVLLVRDSWVFGVIGLWVLGSLLTRRPFMLGAGRSVVAAKIGPVGADAWAGQWQYDAVFRRHLRLLTVVWGCGFALDALVRVAFALTLPIGAVPLVNTLQWLAVLGGLFGFHFWYIRRHGLEV
- the fusA gene encoding elongation factor G; its protein translation is MRTDLITTSTSTSTTTAVATAIGVVRNLGILAHVDAGKTTVTERVLFLTGATHKRGEVHDGTTVTDFDPQERDRGITISAAAVSCRWDGHLLNLIDTPGHVDFADEVERSLRVLDGAVAVFDAVAGVEPQSESVWRQADRHGVPRIAFVNKMDRPGADLDAAVASVREKLHPVPLAVQLPIGRESGFTGVVDLVELRALTWPDGPEGVEGVQVGEVPAELADEAGRRRAALVEAVAELHPGALEEYCATGTLAGGTLRRALRHLTGDGQAVVVLCGSAYRNRGIEPLLDAVAAYLPSPLDVPSVRGEFDGGVLERAADPEQPFSALVFKVSASTTGRLSSLRIYSGTLRKGDTVLDARTGRTERIGRILRVQADRHSETDTAVAGDIVAVVGPKAAKAGATLCAPGAPLVLEPAVAADPVVTVAVEARRSVDSDRLAAALARLAEEDPSLVVGTDPESGQRVLSGMGELHLEVAVEKLRRAGLEVTVGRPKVAYRETLSATVAGLVLRHVKQDGGAGQFAHIVVDVAPLGEPGTDGFEFRSAVTGGRVPQEFVQAVEAGCRDALADGPLGHPVTGVRVTLTDGSTHVKDSSDLAFRTAGRLALREALRRGGPVLLEPVVEVTATVPPDSVGGVLGDLAARRGRVQGSDPRGGSAVLTATVPLAELFGYAGALRGRTQGRGTFTTRPAGYAVAPREQ